TTTGCCGCCGTATCAGCGGTTTGCCCGGTTCCCTCAGGAGGATGTTCAGCGACGGGTGCGTCAGGCATGTATTTTGGCCTCCTTCGGCTTTTTCACTTTTTCCCGAATCTGGGAAGATTCCAGCGGATAGAGCGCCTCGGCCAAGCGATAAAACTCCTGGGCAGATTTCGCATCGCCTGGCAACTCAAAGACTGCCCGCCCTTCGCTGAACGAGCGCCGATAGGATGTTCTTTGACAGATGCGATGTTCCAGGAGCACAACCCCTTCAAGTGCGGACAAGGCCTCGGCGGTCTCTTCAGACTCCCGCAATCCTGGATGGGTATCAGCCCGATTGACAAAGACCAGGACAGTGGGGCTTGCTGGCTTTTTTTTGGTTTTTGTTTTATTTTCTTTGGTTTGGATCCTGGCATCCCTGCTTTGAACAACTTCCTGTATAATATTCAAGAATCTCTGCGTTGACCAGACATCGGCCTGGCTGGGAGGGACCGGGATCACAACACGGTCGGCAAGTCCGATCGCCTGGCGCATAGCCCAAAGGTTGGAGGCTCCCACATCGACGATAATCTCTCCATCGCCGTGTTGTTTGAACACCTTGGTCGGATCACTCTCAGGACGGAACACGCGAATATCCGGCTTGACGCCCTCATCCTGGCGCACCTCGACGACATCGCTCAGGGTCGCCTGCGGATCAAGATCGAAGGCAACCACCGCCCGCCCCTTGCTGGCAAGCCAGACAGCCAGGTTGAAAGCCATGGTACTCTTGCCACAGCCACCCTTCAGGTTACCGATCACAGTGA
The Magnetococcales bacterium DNA segment above includes these coding regions:
- a CDS encoding AAA family ATPase codes for the protein MITVIGNLKGGCGKSTMAFNLAVWLASKGRAVVAFDLDPQATLSDVVEVRQDEGVKPDIRVFRPESDPTKVFKQHGDGEIIVDVGASNLWAMRQAIGLADRVVIPVPPSQADVWSTQRFLNIIQEVVQSRDARIQTKENKTKTKKKPASPTVLVFVNRADTHPGLRESEETAEALSALEGVVLLEHRICQRTSYRRSFSEGRAVFELPGDAKSAQEFYRLAEALYPLESSQIREKVKKPKEAKIHA